In the genome of Allorhizobium ampelinum S4, one region contains:
- a CDS encoding type II toxin-antitoxin system HipA family toxin: MTDFEAHIDLAGETRRIGLARSNRIRGSETILFEYDDAWLKDPDRFSLEPALALTRGAFAPPAGLATFGSIGDSAPDTWGRRLMQRAERRSAEREARAVRTLAESDYLLGVADETRLGALRFRWVGEEVFQAPIQTGVPAVIELGRLLQITERILRDEETDEDLQLIFAPGSSLGGARPKASVIDQHGHLSIAKFPKETDEYSMETWEEIALRLADQAGIATPQHQLIEVAGKAVMLSRRFDRNGAIRVPFLSAMAMMGARDGERGSYPEIVDALAEHGAQGKSDAHALYRRVVFNVLISNVDDHLRNHGFLWLGKAGWSLSPAYDLNPVPTDLKARVLTTNIDLDEGTCSLDLLEAASGYFALTLAQARVIIKEVATVTSTWRDTAKAIGARNSEVNRMASAFEHEDLQRALA; this comes from the coding sequence ATGACTGACTTCGAGGCTCATATCGACCTTGCTGGAGAGACTCGTAGAATTGGTCTTGCGAGGAGCAATCGCATCCGCGGCTCCGAGACCATACTGTTCGAGTATGACGATGCCTGGCTGAAGGATCCTGATCGCTTCTCGCTGGAACCCGCGCTTGCATTGACCCGTGGGGCCTTCGCTCCGCCGGCAGGATTGGCGACGTTCGGATCGATCGGCGACTCCGCCCCCGACACCTGGGGACGACGGCTCATGCAGCGCGCCGAGCGTCGCAGTGCGGAACGCGAGGCGCGAGCTGTTCGCACCCTCGCCGAAAGCGACTACCTGCTGGGCGTCGCCGACGAAACCCGTCTCGGCGCGCTTCGATTCCGGTGGGTCGGGGAGGAGGTCTTCCAGGCTCCGATCCAGACCGGCGTTCCGGCCGTCATCGAGCTTGGTCGGCTTCTGCAGATTACTGAGCGCATTTTGCGTGACGAAGAGACTGACGAGGACCTCCAGCTCATTTTCGCTCCCGGTTCGTCACTGGGCGGCGCTCGACCGAAAGCATCTGTCATCGATCAGCATGGCCATCTTTCCATCGCCAAGTTTCCAAAAGAGACCGACGAGTACAGCATGGAGACCTGGGAGGAGATCGCCCTCCGACTCGCCGACCAGGCCGGCATCGCCACTCCGCAACACCAGCTTATCGAAGTGGCCGGAAAAGCCGTCATGTTGTCTCGTCGCTTCGACCGCAACGGCGCCATCCGCGTTCCATTTCTGTCAGCGATGGCAATGATGGGCGCCAGGGATGGCGAGCGCGGCAGTTATCCGGAAATTGTCGATGCGCTCGCCGAGCACGGGGCGCAAGGGAAGAGCGACGCCCATGCTCTTTATCGGCGCGTGGTCTTCAACGTGCTGATCTCCAATGTTGATGATCACCTGCGCAACCACGGATTCTTATGGTTGGGGAAAGCTGGCTGGTCGCTGTCGCCGGCCTACGATCTCAATCCTGTTCCAACCGATCTCAAGGCACGGGTGCTGACCACCAATATCGACCTTGACGAAGGCACGTGCTCGCTTGATCTTCTGGAAGCTGCATCGGGATATTTTGCGCTCACGCTGGCTCAGGCACGCGTCATTATCAAAGAGGTCGCAACCGTTACCTCTACTTGGCGAG
- a CDS encoding helix-turn-helix domain-containing protein codes for MPTPHQPSAAVRRALRKLGADIQDARRRRKLPMAVVAERAFTSRSTLQKIEAGDTNVSIGIYAGVLQALGLLDGLTQLADISNDSVGQALASADLPKRVRLKPASGSSRDD; via the coding sequence ATGCCCACTCCCCATCAACCATCGGCAGCTGTCAGGCGGGCTTTGCGAAAGCTTGGTGCGGATATCCAGGATGCTCGCCGCCGCCGTAAGTTGCCGATGGCAGTCGTGGCAGAGCGAGCCTTTACCTCTCGCTCCACGCTACAAAAGATCGAGGCGGGCGACACGAATGTCAGCATCGGAATCTATGCGGGCGTCCTTCAAGCTCTCGGTCTCCTCGACGGGCTGACCCAGCTTGCTGACATCAGCAACGACAGTGTCGGCCAGGCGCTTGCCAGTGCGGATCTGCCGAAGCGTGTTCGCCTGAAGCCCGCGTCGGGATCGTCTCGCGATGACTGA
- a CDS encoding DUF72 domain-containing protein: protein MPIIATAAWSIPKKVADRFAQGGSSLTRYASVFDGVEVNSTFYRRHKTSTFATWEHSVPDAFRFAVKIPKEITHTSAMRDIAEPFDTFLEDIAPLGEKRGPLLCQLPPSLTFDVEVLQTAFKTMRDADDGPIVIEVRHKSWASAEALDLLKTYRIDRVLADPAPVWPVEDFDTPPKYVRLHGKPKIYYSSYTDKEIRSFSKLLAAPQLVRVRQYRIRGRDR, encoded by the coding sequence TTGCCGATCATTGCCACCGCGGCTTGGTCTATCCCGAAAAAGGTGGCCGACCGGTTTGCGCAGGGAGGAAGCAGCCTCACCCGATATGCATCGGTCTTCGACGGCGTCGAGGTCAATTCGACCTTCTACCGCCGGCACAAGACGTCGACATTCGCAACGTGGGAACACTCCGTACCCGACGCATTCCGGTTCGCAGTCAAAATTCCTAAGGAGATTACCCACACTAGCGCGATGAGAGACATCGCCGAGCCGTTCGACACTTTCCTCGAAGACATCGCGCCTCTTGGAGAGAAGCGTGGACCACTGCTCTGTCAGCTGCCGCCATCGCTGACCTTCGATGTTGAGGTGCTCCAAACAGCGTTCAAGACGATGCGGGATGCCGATGATGGGCCGATCGTCATCGAGGTACGGCACAAGAGCTGGGCATCGGCCGAAGCGCTGGATCTGCTGAAGACCTATAGGATCGACCGGGTTCTGGCCGATCCTGCGCCGGTATGGCCGGTGGAAGATTTCGACACGCCGCCGAAATACGTCCGTCTTCATGGCAAACCAAAAATCTACTACTCGAGCTACACTGATAAGGAGATCAGATCGTTCTCGAAACTGCTGGCAGCGCCACAGCTGGTGCGTGTTCGACAATACCGCATCAGGGGCCGCGATCGATAA
- a CDS encoding HAMP domain-containing methyl-accepting chemotaxis protein has product MNHSNTDLGIAEIKLAAIRPHRLVELHEQFDRLVHQVSDFSAAGSRGPVCKRDDFSVASTTAGSARRLRKMTMARTSIKTALPSLVILAGIVFLAFSTFAVGQISAINSNVGSIATNWLPNVSSAKEMNVALGDLRLAYRNYIMAQSEDQLQKADGAITAAIADFRKQADLYRSLPMTSTDEALIGRVIDVFDGYVVTGSGITGSFKSRGLLASINAVSTELGPVGDRIAEDLDALVDFNTKGAQDAYTASQASYSWTVQTSYIAIGVSVLIMGVIVYFAYFCVARPIEIVRDSIANLAAGQTDRAIPFAGRKDEIGSIAEAIETFRKGAIEKKQLEETAARHRAQAEAERDRMKAETEAAANVRLAEATSGIADGLRRLADGDLSFQITEPFAAEFETLRSDLNSAVMRLGKTVESVARTTHALDGGAREIAQSADDLSKRTEQQAASLEETAAALDQITANLTNSSKRAEEAREAAAHATVSAKHSATVVANAVNAMGRIEASANQIASIIGVVDEIAFQTNLLALNAGVEAARAGDAGKGFAVVAQEVREFAQRSAQAAKEIKGCCHVKFPIPRMG; this is encoded by the coding sequence ATGAATCATTCAAATACGGATTTGGGAATCGCAGAAATTAAACTTGCGGCAATCCGTCCACACCGCCTAGTGGAACTTCATGAGCAATTTGACCGTCTGGTACATCAAGTATCTGATTTCAGTGCCGCGGGCTCCCGCGGCCCAGTGTGCAAGCGAGATGACTTTAGCGTTGCATCAACAACGGCGGGCAGCGCGCGCCGACTTAGAAAGATGACAATGGCACGAACCAGCATTAAGACGGCGCTCCCATCCTTGGTGATACTCGCGGGAATCGTCTTCCTAGCATTTTCGACATTCGCGGTGGGACAGATCTCTGCCATAAACTCCAATGTTGGCAGTATAGCGACAAACTGGCTGCCGAACGTGTCGTCAGCGAAGGAAATGAACGTCGCGCTCGGTGACCTTCGACTGGCTTACAGAAACTACATAATGGCCCAGTCTGAGGACCAGTTGCAGAAAGCCGACGGCGCTATTACGGCTGCGATCGCTGACTTCCGGAAGCAGGCTGACTTATACAGGAGCCTACCGATGACCTCTACGGACGAAGCGTTGATCGGTCGCGTGATAGATGTCTTCGACGGCTACGTGGTCACTGGATCAGGCATTACCGGATCCTTCAAATCCCGAGGCCTTTTAGCTTCCATCAACGCTGTCAGCACCGAGTTGGGACCCGTCGGTGACCGGATCGCCGAAGACCTCGACGCTCTCGTGGACTTCAACACCAAGGGCGCACAAGATGCTTATACTGCCAGCCAGGCATCATACAGCTGGACGGTGCAGACGAGCTATATCGCCATTGGCGTCTCGGTTCTCATAATGGGAGTCATCGTCTACTTCGCTTACTTCTGTGTCGCCCGGCCGATCGAGATCGTAAGGGATTCCATTGCGAACCTCGCTGCGGGCCAGACCGATCGCGCGATACCTTTCGCGGGAAGAAAGGACGAGATCGGTTCTATCGCCGAAGCCATCGAGACGTTCAGGAAGGGCGCCATTGAAAAGAAGCAGTTGGAGGAGACCGCAGCACGCCACCGCGCGCAGGCGGAAGCTGAGCGAGACCGTATGAAAGCGGAAACGGAAGCAGCTGCCAACGTACGCCTTGCTGAGGCGACTTCCGGGATTGCCGACGGCCTGCGCCGTCTTGCTGACGGCGACCTTTCGTTTCAGATCACCGAACCTTTCGCCGCGGAATTCGAAACACTTCGCAGCGATTTGAATTCGGCGGTGATGCGTCTCGGGAAAACCGTCGAGTCGGTCGCTCGTACCACGCACGCGCTGGATGGTGGTGCGCGTGAGATTGCGCAGAGCGCTGACGACCTCTCGAAGAGGACGGAGCAGCAGGCTGCCTCCCTCGAAGAGACCGCTGCAGCACTCGACCAGATCACCGCGAACCTGACAAACTCGTCCAAGCGCGCCGAGGAAGCGCGGGAAGCCGCAGCGCATGCGACGGTCAGTGCCAAGCATTCCGCCACGGTAGTCGCCAACGCCGTGAACGCCATGGGGCGCATCGAAGCATCTGCGAACCAGATCGCGAGTATCATCGGCGTGGTAGATGAAATCGCGTTTCAAACGAACCTTTTGGCGCTGAATGCGGGGGTAGAGGCGGCGCGCGCGGGCGACGCCGGAAAAGGCTTTGCGGTCGTCGCGCAGGAAGTCAGGGAATTTGCACAGCGCTCGGCGCAGGCCGCGAAGGAGATAAAAGGGTGTTGTCACGTTAAGTTTCCCATCCCGAGAATGGGTTGA
- a CDS encoding transposase, whose protein sequence is MLTKMTEADWTVALEVFRASLPRRGDKGRDDRLFLEALHYFSVNNITWRGLPERYGHWNSVWKRFSRLSKAGVFEIFFEHLASLSTSADLVQMFDSTVVRRMFR, encoded by the coding sequence ATGCTGACGAAGATGACAGAAGCGGACTGGACGGTCGCACTTGAGGTTTTCCGCGCCTCGCTTCCGCGGCGGGGCGACAAGGGTCGAGATGACCGGCTGTTTTTGGAGGCCCTGCACTATTTCTCCGTCAACAATATCACCTGGCGCGGTCTGCCGGAGCGCTATGGACATTGGAACAGTGTCTGGAAGCGCTTTTCCCGATTGAGCAAGGCGGGTGTTTTTGAGATTTTCTTCGAGCACCTTGCCAGCCTGAGCACGTCGGCCGATCTGGTTCAGATGTTCGACAGCACCGTGGTGCGCCGCATGTTTCGGTAG
- a CDS encoding IS5 family transposase, with amino-acid sequence MWFRCSTAPWCAACFGSRSKRGQYGQALGRSRGGFSTKIHLKTDFDGHPIAFDLTGGEKGDAPHFPILLGLGPDVDPRAAMGDKGYDSKANRQAARRRGAVPVIPYRSTAKSKPTFFPKALYKGRARIEQAIGKLKRFKRVALRCEKTKQNFSSIVAIAAGFILIKSVHTA; translated from the coding sequence ATCTGGTTCAGATGTTCGACAGCACCGTGGTGCGCCGCATGTTTCGGTAGCAGGAGCAAAAGGGGGCAATATGGCCAAGCGCTTGGCCGCTCGCGAGGCGGCTTCTCGACCAAAATCCACCTGAAGACCGATTTCGACGGACATCCCATCGCCTTTGATCTGACCGGGGGCGAGAAAGGTGACGCTCCGCACTTTCCAATCCTGCTTGGCCTTGGCCCCGATGTAGATCCCCGCGCCGCCATGGGCGACAAGGGCTATGACAGCAAGGCTAACCGCCAGGCCGCAAGAAGGCGGGGTGCGGTTCCCGTCATTCCTTATCGTTCAACGGCAAAATCAAAGCCGACGTTCTTTCCCAAAGCGCTCTACAAAGGTCGCGCCCGCATCGAGCAAGCAATCGGAAAACTCAAGCGCTTCAAGCGCGTTGCGCTACGATGCGAGAAGACCAAACAAAATTTCTCCTCCATCGTCGCAATCGCCGCAGGCTTCATCTTGATCAAATCCGTCCACACTGCCTAA
- a CDS encoding IS5 family transposase, with amino-acid sequence MWFRCSTAPWCAACFGSRSKRGQYGQALGRSRGGFSTKIHLKTDFDGHPIAFDLTGGEKGDAPHFPILLGLGPDVDPRAAMGDKGYDSKANRQAARRRGAVPVIPYRSTAKSKPTFFPKALYKGRARIEQAIGKLKRFKRVALRCEKTKQNFSSIVAIAAGFILIKSVHTA; translated from the coding sequence ATCTGGTTCAGATGTTCGACAGCACCGTGGTGCGCCGCATGTTTCGGTAGCAGGAGCAAAAGGGGGCAATATGGCCAAGCGCTTGGCCGCTCGCGAGGCGGCTTCTCGACCAAAATCCACCTGAAGACCGATTTCGACGGACATCCCATCGCCTTTGATCTGACCGGGGGCGAGAAAGGTGACGCTCCGCACTTTCCAATCCTGCTTGGCCTTGGCCCCGATGTAGATCCCCGCGCCGCCATGGGCGACAAGGGCTATGACAGCAAGGCTAACCGCCAGGCCGCAAGAAGGCGGGGTGCGGTTCCCGTCATTCCTTATCGTTCAACGGCAAAATCAAAGCCGACGTTCTTTCCCAAAGCGCTCTATAAAGGTCGCGCCCGCATCGAGCAAGCAATCGGAAAACTCAAGCGCTTCAAGCGCGTTGCGCTACGATGCGAGAAGACCAAACAAAATTTCTCCTCCATCGTCGCAATCGCCGCAGGCTTCATCTTGATCAAATCCGTCCACACTGCCTAG
- a CDS encoding extracellular solute-binding protein, with translation MFSSVCLFLLMPHHTFAGMKEAREFLSSEIGSLSVLSRADQENEMKWFIEAARPYQGMEINVVSETLTTHKYESEVLAPAFTAITGIRVNHELTSEGDVVDKLQTQMQSGESSYDAYVNDSDLIGTHWRYQQARSLTKFMRDEGRDVTNPDLDLNDYIGLKFTSAPDGDLYQLPDQQFANLYWFRYDWFNDQKNKADFKAKYGYDLGVPVNWSAYEDIAEFFTGREIDGKKVYGHMDYGKKDPSLGWRFTDAWLSMAGNGDKGLPNGLPVDEWGIKVNEKSQPVGSCVARGGDTNGPAAVYSIQKYLDWMKAYAPPRAGSMNFSESGPVPAQGEIAQQIFMYTAFTADMVKPGLPVVTGDGTPKWRFAPSPHGVYWKDGMKLGYQDVGSWTLLKSTPVDRAKAAWLYAQFVTSKTVDVKKSHMGLTFIRESTIHDTSFTKRASKLGGLVEFYRSPARVQWSPTGTNVPDYPKLSELWWQAIGDAAAGTKTPQEALDSLCANQERVLQRLERAEIQGAIGPVLSEQRDLQYWHQVAVANGHLAPQPKIQNEKQSPVTVDYDALVDSWRN, from the coding sequence ATGTTCTCGTCGGTATGTCTCTTCCTTCTCATGCCCCATCATACATTCGCAGGCATGAAAGAAGCCCGCGAATTCCTCTCATCCGAGATTGGCTCGCTATCGGTTCTATCTCGGGCTGATCAAGAGAACGAGATGAAGTGGTTCATCGAAGCGGCGAGGCCTTATCAAGGAATGGAAATCAACGTCGTTTCCGAGACTCTGACGACGCATAAATACGAGTCGGAAGTCCTCGCTCCGGCATTCACGGCTATCACCGGCATCCGGGTCAACCATGAGCTCACGAGCGAAGGCGACGTCGTGGACAAGCTCCAGACCCAGATGCAGTCCGGTGAAAGTTCCTACGATGCGTACGTAAACGACTCGGATCTGATCGGCACGCACTGGCGCTACCAACAGGCCCGGTCACTTACAAAGTTCATGCGCGACGAGGGCAGGGACGTCACCAATCCGGACCTGGACCTGAACGACTACATCGGCCTCAAGTTCACGTCGGCACCGGACGGCGACCTGTATCAGCTACCCGACCAGCAGTTCGCGAACCTCTACTGGTTCCGGTACGACTGGTTCAACGACCAGAAGAACAAGGCCGACTTCAAGGCGAAATACGGCTACGACCTCGGCGTTCCCGTCAACTGGTCCGCCTATGAGGACATCGCCGAGTTCTTCACCGGCCGCGAGATCGACGGCAAGAAGGTCTATGGCCACATGGACTACGGCAAGAAGGACCCGTCGCTCGGCTGGCGCTTCACCGATGCCTGGCTGTCGATGGCTGGCAATGGCGACAAGGGCCTGCCGAACGGTCTTCCGGTCGACGAGTGGGGCATCAAGGTCAACGAGAAGTCCCAGCCGGTCGGCTCCTGCGTCGCCCGCGGCGGCGACACCAACGGCCCGGCTGCAGTCTATTCCATTCAGAAGTATCTGGACTGGATGAAGGCCTACGCACCTCCAAGGGCAGGCAGCATGAACTTTTCCGAGTCCGGTCCGGTTCCGGCGCAAGGCGAGATTGCGCAGCAGATCTTCATGTACACCGCCTTCACCGCGGATATGGTCAAACCCGGCCTTCCGGTCGTGACAGGCGACGGAACCCCGAAATGGCGCTTCGCTCCTTCGCCGCATGGCGTCTACTGGAAGGACGGGATGAAGCTCGGCTATCAAGACGTCGGCTCGTGGACGCTATTGAAATCCACGCCCGTGGACCGAGCTAAAGCGGCTTGGCTTTACGCCCAATTCGTCACTTCGAAAACTGTCGACGTCAAGAAAAGCCATATGGGCCTGACCTTCATTCGCGAGTCTACGATACACGACACGAGCTTTACGAAAAGGGCCTCCAAACTCGGCGGTCTCGTCGAGTTCTACCGCTCGCCGGCCCGCGTCCAGTGGTCGCCCACCGGCACCAACGTTCCCGACTATCCGAAGCTATCTGAGTTATGGTGGCAGGCTATCGGCGACGCAGCAGCGGGGACGAAAACCCCGCAGGAGGCATTGGATTCGCTATGCGCCAACCAGGAACGTGTCCTCCAGCGCCTTGAGCGTGCCGAAATCCAGGGAGCCATCGGTCCGGTGCTGTCAGAACAGCGCGATCTCCAGTACTGGCACCAGGTCGCCGTAGCGAACGGCCACCTCGCGCCGCAGCCGAAAATCCAGAACGAAAAACAAAGCCCGGTCACCGTTGACTACGACGCGCTCGTCGACAGCTGGCGAAACTAG
- a CDS encoding HAMP domain-containing methyl-accepting chemotaxis protein, with protein MRRPSILVSVSLSLVTISIVVLGLYAFMVTGMDRLNARTADVADGWLPRSKLSAQVKIALDDLRIVYGQHAVEANVQRMNELAKISATREADLRDALEVYEKRISSDVERAAFAPIPPLVDSFVQKGGYMLEMSSGKSKDLAGYLFGHGMTTLAKDINASLDKLIAFSEEGAHASKTDGVKTFRSVQFGSLLALGIALTILAGVTAYVIRGVARPVKLITGSMSRLAGGNTQASVPFADRSDEIGLMAAAVEVFRKEAIEKTALEIQADRDRKHAEASRERLTHEAEAAAMARLQQAISGIADGLHAISHGNLQMRLGKPLSPEFDKLRLDLNTAAEQLSATLNTVNSAAHSILSRSTEIADSTAALSNRTEEQAAALVKTTASINQIASTMGHSVKRLDDARLVARTANESATKSGCIVAETIQAMEKIEHSSGQISSITQVINEIAFQTSLLALNAGVEAARAGEAGKGFAVVAQEVRALATRSAEAAKEINGLIETSSTQVKAGVELVHKTGATLGTIVSHISSMKESMEGIASATVEQATTLSEVTHAINQLDKFTQQNTAMVEETSAASFELAAEARILQDLMAAFELPDTSMADRPFQQPARQRAA; from the coding sequence ATGCGACGCCCTAGTATCCTAGTCTCAGTAAGCCTCTCTCTTGTTACGATCAGCATCGTCGTCTTGGGCCTGTACGCCTTCATGGTAACGGGCATGGATCGGCTCAACGCGCGCACGGCAGACGTCGCCGACGGTTGGCTCCCGCGCAGCAAACTGTCCGCGCAAGTCAAGATCGCCTTGGACGATCTGCGGATTGTTTACGGCCAGCATGCGGTGGAAGCGAACGTCCAGCGAATGAACGAGCTGGCCAAGATATCTGCAACCCGGGAAGCCGACCTGCGTGATGCGCTGGAGGTCTATGAGAAGCGCATCTCCTCAGACGTTGAGCGCGCGGCGTTTGCGCCGATCCCTCCACTCGTGGACAGTTTCGTTCAGAAAGGCGGCTACATGCTGGAGATGTCCTCCGGCAAGTCTAAAGACCTTGCCGGATACCTTTTCGGCCACGGCATGACGACCTTGGCAAAAGACATCAACGCGTCGCTCGACAAACTGATCGCATTCAGCGAGGAGGGTGCCCACGCTTCGAAGACAGACGGCGTCAAGACGTTCAGATCAGTGCAGTTCGGAAGTCTGCTCGCACTTGGTATCGCGCTGACGATCCTGGCCGGTGTGACCGCATATGTTATCCGCGGCGTCGCGCGGCCAGTGAAACTCATCACGGGCTCAATGTCCCGTCTCGCTGGAGGGAATACTCAGGCAAGCGTGCCTTTCGCCGATCGGTCCGACGAAATCGGCTTGATGGCCGCCGCGGTCGAGGTGTTCCGCAAGGAGGCGATCGAGAAGACGGCGCTGGAAATCCAAGCGGATCGAGACCGCAAACATGCGGAAGCTTCACGCGAAAGGCTTACTCACGAGGCTGAAGCCGCCGCGATGGCGCGGCTTCAGCAAGCGATCTCCGGCATCGCCGATGGTCTCCACGCAATATCGCACGGCAATCTGCAGATGAGGCTGGGCAAGCCGCTGTCGCCGGAATTCGACAAGCTACGGCTCGACCTTAATACGGCAGCCGAGCAGCTTTCGGCCACGCTGAATACGGTGAACTCCGCGGCGCATTCCATTTTGAGCCGTTCGACCGAGATCGCAGACAGCACTGCGGCCCTGTCGAACCGTACCGAAGAGCAGGCCGCGGCGCTTGTCAAGACGACTGCCTCTATCAATCAGATCGCTTCTACCATGGGGCATTCAGTCAAGCGACTCGACGACGCACGCCTGGTCGCCAGAACCGCCAACGAAAGCGCGACGAAATCGGGCTGCATCGTGGCTGAGACCATTCAAGCGATGGAGAAGATCGAACACTCCTCTGGCCAGATTTCGAGCATCACGCAGGTCATCAACGAAATCGCGTTTCAAACGAGCCTTCTGGCACTCAACGCGGGTGTCGAAGCCGCTAGAGCGGGAGAGGCTGGAAAGGGCTTCGCCGTCGTCGCCCAGGAAGTTCGCGCGCTCGCCACGCGATCGGCCGAGGCCGCGAAGGAAATCAACGGACTCATCGAGACGTCGAGCACCCAGGTCAAAGCGGGCGTCGAACTCGTCCACAAGACCGGAGCAACCTTGGGGACGATCGTATCCCATATCTCTTCCATGAAAGAAAGCATGGAGGGTATCGCATCTGCGACAGTTGAACAGGCGACGACTCTTTCAGAGGTCACGCATGCGATCAACCAACTGGACAAATTCACGCAGCAAAACACGGCCATGGTCGAGGAAACCTCAGCCGCGAGCTTCGAGCTGGCAGCGGAAGCGAGAATACTGCAAGACCTAATGGCCGCCTTCGAGCTTCCGGATACATCCATGGCCGACAGGCCTTTCCAACAGCCGGCGCGGCAACGCGCAGCCTAA